A portion of the Oncorhynchus masou masou isolate Uvic2021 chromosome 11, UVic_Omas_1.1, whole genome shotgun sequence genome contains these proteins:
- the LOC135548351 gene encoding glycerol-3-phosphate acyltransferase 4-like, with amino-acid sequence MGWFLLPFDNLLCIVLGISFTLGFSSLLVIVVPAVLGVSIGIRRLYMKSLLKVFEWATVRMERGAKEKNQHLYKPYSNGIIAKELSSLEQEIQELRASSTTLSSEPEFEMADIMYFCRRGVESIVDDEVTKRFSAQELESWNLLTRSNFNARHISLRLSVLWGLGLFIRYGFLLPLRVTLAASGIGLLVVLTTIVGFIPSGWLRTYLSEKIHLMSYRICVRSLTAIITYHNSENKPKNGGICVANHTTPIDVIILANDGCYSMVGQIHGGLIGVVQRAMVKSSPHIWFERSEVKDRHLVAERLSNHVADKTKHPILIFPEGTCVNNTSVMMFKKGSFEIGCTVYPVAIKYDPRFGDAFWNSSKFGMVNYLLRMMSSWAIVCSVWYLPPMSREEGEDAVQFANRVKAAIATQGGLVDLLWDGGLKRGKVKNTFKEEQQKLYSKVLVGDQEDQGEDRPQEDEEEEELEEVDQNEDRPLEDYIPRPLEDCSLRLQEEEEERGSETPMKDQ; translated from the exons ATGGGCTGGTTCCTCCTCCCATTTGATAACTTGCTGTGTATAGTCCTTGGCATATCCTTCACTCTGGGATTCAGCTCGCTGCTAGTCATAGTCGTGCCAGCCGTCCTTGGAGTGTCCATTGGGATCCGCAGACTGTACATGAAGAGTCTTCTCAAGGTCTTTGAG TGGGCTACTGTGCGGATGGAGAGGGGCGCAAAGGAGAAGAATCAACATCTTTATAAACCCTATAGTAATG GTATCATAGCTAAAGAACTGTCCTCTCTGGAGCAGGAGATCCAGGAGCTCCGTGCCAGCAGCACCACTCTGAGCTCTGAGCCTGAGTTTGAGATGGCGGACATCATGTATTTCTGCCGGCGGGGGGTGGAGAGCATCGTGGATGACGAGGTGACCAAACGCTTTTCTGCTCAGGAGCTGGAGTCCTGGAACCTGCTGACCCGCAGCAACTTCAACGCCCGCCACATCAGCCTGCGACTCAGCGTGCTCTGGGGACTGGGTCTCTTCATCCGCTATGGCTTCCTGCTGCCACTCAG GGTTACTCTGGCAGCCTCTGGTATTGGTCTGCTTGTGGTCTTGACTACCATAGTGGGCTTCATACCAAGCGGCTG GTTAAGGACGTACCTCAGTGAGAAGATTCATCTGATGTCTTATCGCATCTGTGTCCGATCCCTCACTGCCATCATCACCTATCACAACAG TGAGAACAAACCAAAGAATGGAGGCATCTGTGTGGCGAATCACACAACTCCCATTGACGTCATCATCCTGGCCAATGATGGCTGCTATtctatg GTTGGCCAGATCCATGGTGGTTTGATCGGGGTAGTTCAGAGAGCCATGGTGAAATCCAGCCCCCACATCTGGTTTGAGAGATCTGAAGTCAAAGACCGTCACCTTGTGGCCGAAAG GCTTAGCAATCATGTAGCAGACAAAACTAAACACCCCATCCTCATCTTCCCAGAGG GCACATGCGTCAACAATACCTCAGTGATGATGTTCAAAAAGGGCAGCTTTGAGATAGGCTGTACTGTCTACCCTGTGGCCATTAAG TATGACCCTAGGTTTGGCGACGCGTTCTGGAACAGCAGTAAGTTTGGGATGGTCAACTACCTGCTGAGGATGATGAGCAGTTGGGCCATCGTCTGCAGTGTCTGGTACCTTCCACCTATGAGCAGAGAG GAGGGAGAGGATGCGGTGCAGTTTGCCAACAGAGTAAAAGCAGCCATCGCCACGCAGGGAGGACTGGTGGACCTGCTGTG GGATGGAGGGCTGAAACGAGGGAAGGTGAAAAATACGTTCAAAGAGGAGCAGCAGAAGCTGTACAGCAAGGTGCTGGTTGGAGACCAGGAGGACCAAGGTGAAGACAGACCACaggaagatgaagaagaagaagaattagAAGAGGTGGACCAAAATGAAGACAGACCACTTGAAGATTACATACCCAGACCACTGGAAGACTGCTCTCTGAGACtacaagaagaagaggaggagagaggttcAGAGACACCAATGAAGGACCAATGA